A single region of the Salvia miltiorrhiza cultivar Shanhuang (shh) chromosome 8, IMPLAD_Smil_shh, whole genome shotgun sequence genome encodes:
- the LOC131000462 gene encoding pentatricopeptide repeat-containing protein At5g66520-like, with translation MAEILNSAAARILHSLTTRCKTPPHLSQILAQLVVHNLTANTTVAAAFISSCRSLNLLTSAAFPLFINNHTRPHTFVCNTLLRAFSHSNAPHTSPIIYSHMHTNFIRANHYTFPFVLKAAADLKLIKGGAAVHGQIIRLGFLSDLYVGNSLLNLYAAGGDMALCRKVFDEMPVRDVVSWTVVISGFKDYGRFNDALLAFETMRSEGVMPNQVTAVNALAACAGFGALHTGVWIHDYVKRHEWELDVILGTSLIEMYGRCGRIEEGLRIFEEMSEKNVFTWNAVIRGQALSNNGKEALWWFLKMEGEGIQPNAATLTTVLSACVNIGDVDMGRRIFSSLVDGKYGVPPSVEHYSCMVNLLARGKFLNEACRLMYEMPFEPSVSTWGALADGCRAHGAFELAEFSAWKLVELQPECSAYYVALSNLYAEKGRWNDVMKVRELMADRGLKKDMGSSTVKIQDSKHPLELAA, from the coding sequence ATGGCAGAAATTCTCAATTCTGCAGCTGCAAGAATCCTCCATTCCTTAACTACTCGCTGCAAAACTCCGCCGCACCTCTCCCAGATTCTAGCGCAGCTGGTCGTCCACAATCTCACCGCTAACACCActgtcgccgccgccttcaTCTCCTCCTGCCGCTCACTCAACCTCCTCACCTCCGCCGCCTTCCCCCTCTTCATAAACAACCACACCAGGCCCCACACCTTCGTCTGCAACACTCTTCTCAGAGCCTTCTCTCATTCCAATGCTCCTCACACTTCTCCAATTATCTACTCCCACATGCACACCAACTTCATACGCGCGAATCACTACACTTTCCCTTTCGTGCTGAAAGCCGCCGCAGATTTGAAGTTGATTAAAGGAGGGGCAGCGGTGCATGGACAGATTATCAGATTAGGTTTTCTGAGTGATCTGTACGTTGGGAATTCTTTGTTGAATTTGTACGCTGCGGGTGGAGATATGGCGCTTTGTCGAAAAGTGTTCGATGAAATGCCTGTGAGAGATGTGGTGTCGTGGACTGTCGTGATCTCGGGGTTTAAGGATTATGGGAGGTTTAATGATGCGTTGTTAGCATTTGAGACGATGAGAAGCGAAGGCGTGATGCCTAACCAGGTGACTGCGGTGAATGCCTTGGCTGCCTGCGCAGGCTTTGGGGCGTTGCATACGGGCGTGTGGATCCACGATTACGTGAAAAGGCACGAGTGGGAATTGGATGTTATTCTTGGTACTTCATTGATTGAGATGTATGGGAGATGCGGGAGGATTGAGGAAGGGTTGCGCATTTTCGAGGAGATGAGTGAGAAGAATGTATTCACTTGGAATGCTGTTATCAGAGGGCAAGCGCTGTCCAATAATGGGAAAGAAGCATTGTGGTGGTTCTTGAAAATGGAAGGCGAAGGGATTCAACCTAATGCTGCTACTTTAACTACAGTGCTTAGTGCTTGTGTAAATATAGGAGATGTGGATATGGGGCGACGTATATTTTCTTCGTTAGTTGATGGGAAGTATGGAGTTCCACCTAGTGTGGAGCACTATAGCTGTATGGTTAATCTGTTGGCGCGTGGTAAGTTTTTGAATGAGGCGTGTAGGTTGATGTATGAGATGCCGTTTGAACCTTCTGTGAGTACTTGGGGAGCTCTGGCTGATGGCTGCAGAGCTCATGGTGCCTTTGAGTTGGCTGAATTTTCTGCATGGAAACTCGTGGAGTTGCAACCTGAGTGCAGTGCGTATTATGTTGCGTTGTCTAATTTGTATGCAGAGAAGGGGAGATGGAATGATGTGATGAAAGTGCGAGAGTTGATGGCTGATAGAGGACTTAAGAAGGATATGGGCAGCAGCACGGTCAAAATTCAGGATTCGAAGCATCCCCTTGAGTTGGCAGCCTGA
- the LOC131000463 gene encoding glutathione S-transferase PARB-like — protein MAIKVHGHLNSTATLRVLACLNEKGLDYEFVPVNMSTGEHKKEPFISLNPYGQVPAFEDGDLKLFESRAINQYIAHTYADSGTEFICKDQRKMATAFVWSEVESQRYEPIAFKLTWELGVKPLLGMSTDDAVVLEQEVELAKVLDVYEDRLVQSKYLGGDCFTLADLHHLPTLHFLMASRIRAIFVSRPHVSAWIADIMARPAWQKVVATHNNQ, from the exons ATGGCAATCAAGGTCCATGGCCACCTCAACTCAACCGCAACACTAAGAGTTCTAGCTTGCCTCAACGAGAAAGGGCTCGACTACGAGTTCGTCCCGGTTAACATGAGCACTGGTGAGCACAAGAAGGAGCCCTTCATCTCTCTCAAT CCCTATGGGCAAGTCCCAGCCTTTGAAGATGGAGACCTCAAGCTCTTTG AATCTAGGGCCATAAATCAATACATAGCACATACCTATGCCGACAGTGGGACTGAGTTCATATGCAAGGATCAAAGAAAGATGGCAACCGCCTTTGTTTGGTCGGAGGTGGAGAGTCAGAGATATGAACCTATAGCCTTCAAGCTAACCTGGGAACTTGGTGTTAAACCATTATTGGGGATGAGTACAGATGATGCCGTTGTCCTAGAGCAAGAAGTCGAGCTGGCTAAGGTTCTTGATGTGTATGAAGATCGTCTGGTGCAGTCCAAGTACTTGGGTGGTGACTGCTTCACTCTAGCAGATCTCCATCATCTCCCGACACTGCACTTCTTGATGGCCTCACGAATTAGAGCTATCTTTGTTTCACGCCCTCATGTGAGTGCTTGGATTGCGGATATCATGGCAAGGCCAGCTTGGCAAAAGGTTGTTGCCACGCATAACAACCAGTGA
- the LOC131000465 gene encoding glutathione S-transferase-like, which produces MAIKVHGSPVSPAAKRVLLCLEEKQLDYEFVLVDLSTGQHKKDSFLSLNPFGQVPGFEDGDLKLFESRAITRYIAHAYADKGTPLISEDPKKMGVIGVWLEVESLRFDAAGQKLSFEILVKPMKGMATDEGAVEQLQAQLAAVLDVYEARLAKSKYLGGDDFSLADLHHIPIVANLMNTKVKALFDARPCVAAWAAALVARPAWLKVIGA; this is translated from the exons ATGGCGATCAAGGTCCACGGCTCCCCCGTTTCTCCGGCAGCAAAAAGAGTTCTTCTCTGCTTAGAGGAGAAACAGCTCGATTACGAATTCGTGCTCGTCGATTTATCAACCGGCCAGCACAAGAAGGACTCCTTCCTCTCACTCAAC CCATTCGGGCAGGTACCGGGTTTTGAAGACGGCGATCTCAAGCTCTTCG AATCGAGGGCCATAACCAGATACATCGCGCACGCGTACGCCGACAAGGGTACCCCGCTGATCTCGGAGGATCCGAAGAAGATGGGAGTCATCGGAGTTTGGTTGGAAGTGGAATCTCTGAGATTCGACGCGGCGGGGCAGAAGCTGAGCTTCGAGATTCTGGTGAAGCCGATGAAGGGGATGGCGACGGACGAGGGCGCCGTGGAACAGCTGCAGGCGCAGTTAGCTGCAGTTCTCGACGTGTACGAGGCTCGCTTGGCCAAGTCCAAGTATTTGGGCGGCGACGACTTCTCCTTGGCCGATCTGCACCATATTCCGATCGTCGCCAACTTGATGAACACCAAGGTCAAGGCGCTGTTCGACGCGCGGCCCTGCGTCGCCGCCTGGGCCGCCGCGCTCGTGGCCCGCCCCGCTTGGCTCAAGGTTATTGGAGCTTAA
- the LOC131000466 gene encoding glutathione S-transferase APIC-like, whose amino-acid sequence MTIKVHGGIFSTATLRVRVCLTEKSLDYEFIPVDLRSGDHKKEPFISLNPFGQIPAFEDGDLNLFESRAITRYIARAYAGEGTPLVSSDVKKAAVAEVWAEVEAQRYEPPAAKLTWELGIKPILGMPTDDDVVKAQEAELAKVLDVYEARLAHSKYLGGDAFTLADLHHLPTLKYLMATPVKAIFDARPHVAAWAADITARPSWQKVLADCGLN is encoded by the exons atgacGATCAAGGTCCACGGCGGCATCTTCTCAACTGCAACGTTGAGAGTTCGGGTTTGCCTCACTGAGAAATCTCTCGACTACGAGTTTATCCCCGTCGACTTGCGCTCCGGCGACCACAAGAAGGAACCTTTCATATCTCTCAAC CCGTTCGGCCAAATCCCGGCCTTTGAAGATGGAGACCTCAACCTCTTTG AATCGAGGGCTATCACTCGGTACATCGCCCGTGCATATGCCGGAGAAGGTACTCCACTAGTATCCTCGGACGTGAagaaggcggcggtggcggaggTTTGGGCGGAGGTGGAGGCTCAGAGATACGAGCCACCAGCCGCGAAGCTAACGTGGGAACTCGGAATCAAGCCCATTTTGGGAATGCCTACAGATGATGATGTTGTCAAGGCTCAAGAAGCAGAGCTGGCTAAGGTTCTTGATGTGTACGAAGCCCGGCTCGCCCACTCCAAATACTTGGGCGGCGACGCCTTCACTCTGGCGGACCTCCACCATCTCCCCACCTTGAAGTATCTCATGGCCACGCCGGTTAAGGCGATTTTCGACGCCCGCCCTCACGTCGCTGCTTGGGCTGCGGACATCACCGCGAGGCCGTCTTGGCAAAAGGTTCTAGCCGACTGCGGATTGAATTGA
- the LOC131000467 gene encoding glutathione S-transferase-like — MAIKVYGHPFSPAARRVLVCLAEKGLDYEIVLVDLATGQQKKEPLISINPFGQVPGFEDGDLKLFESRAITRYIAHAYADKGTPLISEDPKKMAIIGLWLEVESQKFDAAGQKLSFEILVKPMKGMAVDEAVVEQGQAQLAAVLDVYEARLGKSKYLGGDDFSLADLHHIPIIANLMKTKVKAVFDARPCVAAWAAALLARPAWQKINAA; from the exons ATGGCGATCAAGGTCTACGGCCACCCCTTTTCCCCCGCAGCGAGAAGGGTTCTTGTCTGCCTAGCAGAAAAGGGCCTCGATTACGAGATCGTGTTGGTCGATTTAGCAACCGGCCAGCAGAAGAAGGAGCCCCTAATCTCAATCAAC CCATTCGGGCAGGTGCCGGGATTCGAAGATGGCGATCTCAAGCTCTtcg AATCGAGAGCCATAACGAGATACATCGCGCATGCATACGCCGACAAGGGAACTCCACTAATCTCGGAGGATCCGAAGAAGATGGCCATCATCGGTCTGTGGTTGGAAGTGGAATCTCAGAAATTCGACGCCGCCGGCCAGAAACTGAGCTTCGAGATTCTGGTGAAGCCCATGAAGGGGATGGCCGTGGACGAGGCCGTGGTGGAACAGGGGCAAGCCCAGCTGGCGGCGGTTCTCGACGTGTACGAGGCCCGTTTGGGCAAGTCCAAGTATTTGGGCGGCGACGACTTCTCCTTGGCCGATCTGCACCACATTCCGATCATCGCCAACCTGATGAAGACCAAGGTGAAGGCGGTGTTCGACGCGCGGCCCTGCGTCGCCGCCTGGGCCGCCGCGCTCTTGGCCCGCCCCGCTTGGCAGAAGATAAATGCGGCTTAG